In Flavobacterium gelatinilyticum, a genomic segment contains:
- a CDS encoding TssN family type VI secretion system protein, whose translation MIKKHLLSLIDVRLIVFLVLIIALCGILTLLFSDKVSDFAAKYKKGFYIYVFSFVLIYALTAFLGNNKLFVEVSNEFKFYQIVSLLFGVLNIWLYRGYFMSFNTKSMWIELLFSLLVMLYSSVLFAIIYTALNGIDLTFLMCTHFIAFIVPTAFYIVFDLMMQIPPKEYVTWKIPERKNPFPEIENVQMKDLLLITLLIQKKESDTKYTSIRSKGPVRIDFGALFYHTVNGYNEHTADSKIDLKQNGENCNWVFFLQPKWYETAKYIDAKYTLGMNGITENSVIICKRQKMKEITETKKEGKDPEFMFEPKVEKKE comes from the coding sequence ATGATAAAAAAGCATTTATTATCACTCATTGATGTTAGGCTGATCGTCTTTTTGGTATTGATTATTGCACTCTGCGGAATCCTTACTTTATTATTTAGTGATAAAGTCAGCGATTTTGCCGCGAAGTATAAAAAAGGGTTTTACATCTATGTTTTTTCTTTTGTACTTATTTACGCCTTAACGGCCTTTTTGGGCAATAACAAATTGTTTGTCGAAGTATCAAACGAGTTTAAGTTTTACCAAATTGTCTCTTTACTGTTTGGAGTTTTAAACATTTGGTTATATCGAGGGTATTTTATGAGTTTTAATACCAAAAGCATGTGGATAGAGCTGCTATTTTCGTTATTGGTCATGCTGTATTCAAGTGTGCTTTTTGCTATAATTTATACAGCATTAAACGGTATCGATCTAACGTTTTTAATGTGCACGCATTTTATTGCATTTATTGTGCCTACAGCATTTTATATTGTATTTGATTTGATGATGCAGATACCGCCTAAAGAATATGTTACATGGAAGATTCCGGAAAGAAAAAATCCTTTTCCAGAGATAGAAAATGTTCAAATGAAGGATTTGTTATTGATAACATTATTAATCCAGAAAAAAGAAAGTGATACAAAATATACCTCGATAAGATCAAAAGGTCCCGTAAGAATTGATTTTGGAGCCCTTTTTTATCATACCGTTAATGGATATAATGAACATACTGCTGATAGTAAAATTGATCTAAAACAAAATGGAGAAAACTGCAATTGGGTATTCTTTTTACAGCCTAAATGGTATGAGACTGCCAAATACATAGATGCAAAATATACTTTGGGAATGAATGGTATAACTGAAAATTCAGTCATTATTTGTAAAAGACAAAAGATGAAAGAAATTACAGAAACAAAAAAAGAAGGAAAAGACCCGGAATTTATGTTTGAACCTAAAGTTGAAAAGAAAGAATAA
- a CDS encoding C40 family peptidase, with the protein MKLKTICFERKISRIITCLGFVFAAAFVLSSCSNKQYVSQIPFKYDYSLDLLKKQAKMEETGLKNKTIVNDNSENLSDEILYLKEKYSIVLAVMPNKITNYKLYSYFDKWVNTPYQEKSFSKKGIDCSYFLQSLYSDVYKVTLPKDPAGMWKSKSIQIFTGRAFLAEGDLVFFRYDKDHPISDVALYLHNDRILACTDKGLGIYNFNDEYFQLRYIGAGRINEDTKKK; encoded by the coding sequence ATGAAACTGAAAACTATTTGTTTTGAGAGAAAAATAAGCCGCATTATTACATGTTTGGGATTTGTATTTGCTGCAGCTTTTGTTTTGAGTTCCTGTTCTAATAAACAATATGTGTCGCAAATTCCATTTAAATATGACTATTCTTTAGATCTGCTCAAAAAACAAGCTAAGATGGAAGAAACTGGCTTAAAGAATAAGACTATCGTAAATGATAATTCTGAGAATTTAAGCGATGAAATATTGTACTTAAAGGAAAAATACTCCATTGTTTTGGCTGTAATGCCTAATAAGATTACCAATTATAAACTTTATTCTTATTTTGATAAATGGGTTAATACTCCCTATCAGGAAAAAAGTTTTTCTAAAAAAGGAATCGATTGCTCTTACTTCCTGCAATCCCTGTATAGCGATGTATATAAAGTTACGCTTCCTAAAGATCCGGCAGGAATGTGGAAATCTAAATCTATCCAGATTTTTACCGGAAGAGCTTTTCTTGCCGAAGGGGACCTTGTTTTCTTTAGATATGATAAAGATCATCCAATTTCAGATGTTGCACTTTATCTGCACAATGATCGAATCTTGGCCTGTACAGACAAAGGATTAGGTATTTATAATTTTAATGATGAGTATTTTCAATTACGGTATATAGGAGCAGGACGAATAAATGAAGACACAAAGAAAAAATAA
- a CDS encoding PKD domain-containing protein codes for MNIKKIELRVIAVFVISLLIGLIIFLIQFFKHIDCDNAKFYILADHFQSEEPIEFYDKTPNAKSWKWDFGDGTSSDTRKHTFHPYKKPGKYIVALTINGECTHTRELIIKDKYILDKLGTPQIISSKVITVGQPTYFYAHAENAKTWEWSFGENRGIDEISSNPVYTFSSPGEKTITLVINGNFSRVAKKVIYVHPRVIKKTNPLDVTSYVYEKKAETFSLPRGSAKKDPLEDMLQYVPVAPKNKTQNDTVIPIKKAPKISEDQFEILLNKVAEGSKVKDDFSDFLCEDLEIPVVKNDNDLLTFAQLCAGIKGKKIKIESIRLNKDKTSNCVKGLSINYKVKKYLIWVKD; via the coding sequence GTGAATATAAAAAAAATTGAACTTAGAGTCATTGCTGTTTTTGTAATTTCTTTATTAATTGGATTGATTATTTTCCTCATCCAGTTCTTTAAACATATTGATTGTGATAATGCAAAATTTTACATTTTAGCAGATCATTTTCAGAGCGAGGAACCCATAGAATTCTATGACAAAACTCCAAATGCAAAATCCTGGAAATGGGATTTTGGCGACGGAACATCTTCTGATACCAGAAAACACACTTTTCATCCCTATAAAAAACCTGGAAAATATATTGTAGCCCTTACAATAAATGGAGAATGTACACACACACGTGAACTTATTATAAAAGACAAATACATACTTGATAAACTTGGAACTCCTCAAATAATATCGTCTAAAGTTATTACAGTGGGACAACCTACTTATTTTTATGCTCATGCAGAAAATGCGAAAACATGGGAATGGAGTTTTGGAGAAAATCGAGGGATAGATGAAATTTCTTCAAATCCTGTATATACTTTTTCTTCTCCGGGCGAAAAAACGATCACACTGGTCATTAATGGTAATTTTAGCCGCGTTGCAAAAAAAGTAATCTATGTGCACCCAAGGGTTATCAAGAAAACAAATCCGCTGGATGTAACCTCTTACGTTTATGAAAAGAAAGCCGAAACTTTTTCATTACCAAGAGGTTCTGCAAAAAAAGATCCGCTCGAAGATATGCTGCAATATGTACCGGTTGCACCAAAAAACAAGACTCAAAATGACACCGTTATACCTATTAAAAAAGCACCAAAAATATCCGAGGACCAATTTGAAATTCTCTTAAATAAAGTTGCCGAAGGCAGCAAAGTAAAGGATGATTTTTCTGATTTTTTATGTGAAGATCTCGAAATTCCGGTAGTAAAAAATGATAATGACTTACTGACTTTTGCACAATTATGCGCCGGTATTAAAGGAAAAAAAATAAAAATCGAATCTATTAGATTAAATAAAGATAAAACCAGCAACTGCGTAAAAGGATTATCGATAAACTACAAAGTAAAAAAATATCTAATCTGGGTAAAAGATTAA
- a CDS encoding AAA family ATPase yields MEQEQNIFSTELSRAFEIAQKIAKNNSNKYYSASHLLKAILNRDLSLLKRLEAMGKDVYFLDEWAEVRIEEEPKTTNVLNTEPAASIDQIIKEADSVRIILNEEEISLYAIIAALSSPGVGFNFDQMKSFPISRNELLADNIHNPTEVLSSKNEIKKGFLDKYCRHRNFEKKSRKSIAIGREAELNSIKEILCRFSKPNVLLIGDRGIGKTILIDTLIQNVIDNQVPDVLNKVQLFELDLSSLIAGASYKGEIEDRLKNCIQELEQFPKAILIIEEIHTLLDKNGDSGASNLLQGELTKGLNIIATSTIDEFSKRIEKEQGLSGMFEIVKLEEANDETLFRMIRESIKSYKEHHKIKIDDETISESIRLSRRYLKEKSLPESAINLIDHTMSVLKTSGETFLKEKESILNKLEILKLNKTNLNEEQFIKECNWFLTDLINKTAFLMIAEDEETNRETFESSQSILDHIENLLNTLEKRALDKRVHIDSFDLSLVIAQKTGIPAAKLNEEQKNKLNTIEEVLNQRVIGQDHCIATVAGSILESRSGLSKAGQPIASFFFLGPTGTGKTELAKSLAEFLFQDENAIIRFDMSEFKEEHSAALLYGAPPGYVGYESGGLLVNKIRQKPYSIVLFDEIEKAHPSVFDVFLQIMDEGKLHDRLGKEGDFSNAIILFTSNIGADHIVETFNNGQIPSSNSLMEIMTNYFRPEFLGRLTEIVPFAPISKENALKIFDIHLKKEFTDLLRNVNIEVKIPIETKTYLAENGFNAKYGARPIKSIIRSHLRRPLAKKLISGEVKDGDIVWVVIENNEVKWNKEEIISVVN; encoded by the coding sequence ATGGAACAGGAACAAAATATATTTAGTACAGAATTATCAAGAGCTTTTGAAATTGCTCAAAAGATTGCCAAAAATAATTCAAACAAATATTATAGCGCTTCGCATTTATTAAAAGCTATCCTGAATCGGGATTTATCGTTATTGAAGCGTTTGGAAGCAATGGGCAAAGATGTATATTTTCTTGATGAATGGGCAGAAGTGCGTATTGAAGAAGAGCCTAAAACCACAAATGTCCTAAATACTGAACCGGCCGCTAGTATTGATCAGATTATTAAAGAAGCCGATTCTGTCAGAATTATTTTGAATGAAGAGGAAATAAGTTTGTACGCTATTATCGCTGCATTAAGCTCTCCGGGAGTTGGTTTCAATTTTGATCAAATGAAAAGTTTCCCGATTTCGAGAAATGAATTACTGGCAGATAACATTCACAATCCTACAGAAGTTTTAAGCTCCAAAAATGAAATTAAAAAAGGCTTTCTGGACAAATATTGTCGGCACAGGAATTTCGAGAAAAAATCAAGGAAAAGTATTGCCATTGGCCGTGAAGCTGAGTTAAATAGCATTAAAGAAATATTGTGCCGATTCTCTAAACCAAATGTTTTGCTGATTGGTGACCGCGGGATTGGAAAAACCATTTTAATTGATACTTTAATTCAAAATGTAATAGACAATCAGGTTCCGGATGTTTTAAACAAAGTACAGCTGTTTGAACTGGATTTGTCTTCTTTAATTGCCGGCGCTTCTTACAAAGGTGAAATTGAAGACCGATTAAAAAACTGTATTCAGGAACTGGAACAATTTCCTAAAGCCATTTTAATTATTGAAGAAATACACACTCTATTAGACAAAAATGGAGATTCCGGGGCATCAAATTTACTTCAGGGTGAATTGACAAAAGGTTTAAATATTATTGCAACTTCAACAATTGATGAATTTTCTAAACGAATCGAAAAAGAGCAAGGACTTTCAGGCATGTTTGAAATCGTAAAACTGGAAGAAGCTAATGATGAAACTTTGTTCCGAATGATTCGCGAATCTATTAAATCCTATAAGGAACATCATAAAATAAAAATTGATGATGAAACCATTTCTGAATCTATTCGACTTTCCCGCAGGTATTTAAAAGAAAAAAGTCTTCCGGAATCAGCAATAAATCTGATCGATCACACCATGTCTGTTTTAAAAACTTCGGGAGAAACATTCTTAAAAGAAAAAGAATCGATTCTTAATAAATTAGAAATTTTAAAACTAAATAAAACCAATTTAAACGAAGAACAATTCATTAAAGAATGTAATTGGTTTTTAACTGATTTAATTAATAAAACAGCCTTTTTAATGATTGCAGAAGATGAAGAAACCAATCGGGAAACATTCGAATCTTCTCAATCGATCCTGGATCATATAGAAAATCTTTTAAATACTCTCGAAAAAAGAGCTCTGGACAAACGAGTACATATTGATTCATTTGATCTTTCGCTTGTAATTGCACAAAAAACCGGAATTCCGGCCGCTAAACTTAATGAAGAGCAGAAAAACAAACTTAATACGATTGAAGAAGTTTTAAACCAAAGGGTTATTGGTCAGGATCATTGCATTGCCACGGTTGCAGGTTCTATTTTAGAATCAAGATCAGGATTAAGCAAAGCCGGACAGCCAATTGCTTCGTTTTTTTTCCTTGGTCCAACAGGAACCGGAAAAACAGAATTAGCCAAAAGTCTTGCAGAATTCCTTTTTCAGGATGAAAACGCCATTATCAGATTTGATATGTCCGAGTTTAAAGAAGAACACTCTGCAGCATTACTCTATGGAGCACCTCCCGGATATGTGGGTTATGAATCTGGCGGACTGTTGGTAAACAAGATCAGACAAAAACCTTACTCGATAGTTTTATTCGATGAAATTGAAAAAGCACATCCTTCTGTTTTTGATGTTTTTCTTCAAATTATGGATGAAGGGAAACTTCATGATCGTTTAGGAAAAGAAGGTGATTTTTCGAATGCCATTATTCTTTTTACATCAAATATTGGTGCTGATCATATTGTAGAGACATTCAATAATGGACAAATTCCGAGTTCAAATTCTTTAATGGAAATTATGACTAATTATTTCCGGCCTGAATTTTTAGGGCGCTTAACAGAGATTGTACCTTTTGCGCCTATCAGTAAAGAAAATGCCCTTAAGATTTTTGATATTCATCTAAAAAAAGAATTTACAGATTTATTAAGAAACGTTAACATCGAAGTTAAAATTCCAATTGAGACTAAAACTTATCTTGCCGAAAACGGATTTAATGCCAAATACGGAGCAAGACCTATTAAAAGTATTATCAGAAGCCATTTGAGAAGACCTTTGGCAAAGAAATTAATTTCAGGAGAAGTTAAAGATGGAGATATTGTTTGGGTAGTAATTGAGAATAATGAAGTAAAATGGAATAAAGAAGAAATTATTTCAGTCG